The genome window GGAGCAGCATCGAGGTTGCAGCTCAGGACTGAGGAAAAGATCGCAGTGGTTAGAACATTGCAACAGGCAGTCACTGCAAGAAGTTAAAACAGACACTGCCAGCAACACCTAGCTATGAAACTAGAAGCATCCCAGTGGTGTAACACTCAGACCCTAGGTGGTAGCAATGGCAATTACAGGTGGAGGATACAAAAGACTGCAGTGCATCATCTGATAGGGATTGAGCACAACGACAAAGGCGTTAGACACACACTATCCAACCAGTCTGTTCACTTACAGTATTGGGGTTGGTGAGGTTTCTTGCGTCTGTCAGCCAGCTACTGAGATGGTTGTACGTGCTTCTcctaaaataaaatttttaaaaagttaaaagcaTTGTTGAATACAAATACCTGCCACCATCACACCCCAGTACCAAGATCACTCTGCTCCAGTTATAACAGAGACTGGTGTGACAGGTTTCCGCTCATGAAGATGCTTTGCATTTCTGACAGTGTGTAAACACAGCCTCCTACCACATGCTGTACTCAGGGTTTAAAGCTCTGTAAAGAGGTAGCAGTCACTGGTGCAGACAACACGGTCCTCTAGACAGGAGCAAACAGTCATATACAGCTATAAGGGTGTCACTGCACTGTCActggaagcatttaaaaaacatacaaaatcaaTCTAAATAATTTCTAATTGAACTCGTGATCGTCCAGCTGTTCTGTATTAACATGTCAACTTCGCCTCTCTGAACAGGATCTAAAAGGTAGCATGGTTTTAAAACGCAGGTTTAAAAGGTTTCACGTTTTCCAGAGGTGGCCCGCGTCTCACCTGGTGATGTCGTAAACCATTAgcgcgccggcagctcccctgtAGTAGCTCCGTGTGACGGCTCTGAATCGCTCCTGTCCTGCCGTGTCCCAGATCTGCAGCTTGATCTTCTGACCACTGACTTCGATTATCCTCGTCCCGAACTCCACACCGATTGTGTGAGGGCAGTCAGCCATAACTGCGACACCACATGAAAAACACGAGGTAGTACTGGGCTCCACATTGCCGCATAAAATTCAACTCCAGAGTCCCACTTTTAAATCGGGAACGGCTTTGTGGGCGTTTCATTTCAGCCGGAGGTGCACTAAATGTTCCCTTCATTCATATCCCTTCTCCTAACACTGAAATGAGGGCTGCACATATTTTCTGTTGAATTCCGGTCGCGATAACTAAAACAGGGAGGCATTCTTCTGACTCGTGTGGATGTCTTTACACACTTGAAAAACCATACCGATAGGTGTAGGGTCCACATACTTACATTTCTTTTCTGTGAACTGATGAAGCAAACATGATTTCCCTACTCCCATGTCccctgcaaaaaataaattacagaagtGGTTTTAGGAGCAAATGTATATACGAAAAAGAAAGACCTTGTACTCATTTTTGTATCGGTTTTCCAAATTTTGGTCTACAGCTGTTCCTAAaagtattatgtttaaaaaagatACTATATATCTACAGAGACCTGTTTTTtacacagattttaaaatgtcaaacgcTTTGCAAATGTATATTAACATAATCCCAATACAGtagcttttaaaagaaataaagagagagaaaTGTAACTGGCGAGGAGCCACGTCCCACACTTACCAATAATGATGTATTTGAAGATATAGGAGTAGTTGTAAGGGGCGGTGGCCATTCTGGCGCTGAAAGAAACCAAGCACAGAATACTATACAAGTGTGTTTCACAAAGGAAAGCAGACCGAAGCCCGATTCACACAGGACTGAAAATCCGCACAAACAGGTGCTTGCAGGACTGTCACAACTGAGGCAGCATTTCCggggtattcgcctcaaagcaacACCACGCTTTACAACACATCACAACATTAATCTTAAAACTGGTACGATCTGTCccgagattctacagttcagtaaaacgcAACGATTCGGAAAAACCAAACTGGGGATGGGGGGAAAACACAAACTGTAATTGGCGAGTTGGATGCTTTGAACATGCATTTGAAGGCATGTGTGGAAATACACATAACTCAAGAGTATGAAATGGTTATTCCAGCCTGAGGAAAAGACAGTACAAcgaaattagttatttacaccTGGTTCACCGTTTACAAACCATGCACAAAAGCAccttttcttaaagaaaaatgaACCCACGTCTGGGAGCTGAACTAGACGTCTTCCTTGACGAACTCTGAGGACAGCTGAGTTTTAGTCCCGTGCGAATTATGCTCAAGAAAGGCTCGCTTTGAGGAACCAGGCACTGAAAAAAACTTCCATGCCGAGTATTACACCTTGGGGGTGAACAACAGACATCAAAAGAAGAGATGTGAGAGCTCGTCACAGCTTACTTTCATATTCTATTACAATACAAAAGCTTTTGTTAAATCATTACTGTTAAAATAGCAGAACAAAAACGGAGCACTTCAACTTGAATAAACCCGAATAAAAGGAGACCAAACGTTTCAACAGCATGCCAAGTTGCCATTTGGTTCAGATTTTGAGAAAAGCATTCGTTACTGATGGATGGACGATCCATACGGTGAAAACGTTTCAATGCGATCGTGTTTCTATGTCTTCGTTTTGATTGCAAAGCACTGGACAGAAAAGCCAGCCCTGGgtttataatttgaaaaaaaacacaaaacaaacacgacAGCTGAGCGAATGCAAACCTGACTGACTCTACGACCCCCTGAATGCAAACCCTGACTCCACAACTCCCTGAATGCAAGCCAAAAGCTGGGACACACTATTCAAAATACCTGTCTGCAACTGGCTCATAAAGGAGTCAACAATCTGCACTGTTCACAAACAATAAGTGCCCAAACGGGAAACACCAGGAGGAAAAACACACTCCACCCAGAACACAATACCTCTTATCACAAAGTATTCTGAACTGATCTACCTTTACAGCTGTATCTGAGAGACTGTGGTCATGCGTATAGAACAGGTACTGCAGCGTCTGCCGTGCATATGTGTATCGATCTTAAGGAACCCTTTCTTTATTAATGTTACCGCGTTACATAAAGCTGCAGACAAAGCATTCAGTGAAATTACCCAGTGACTGACTTCTTGCAGTGAAGGACAGAAGCACTAAAGAAACAGAGTCTTGTTGAAGGCTCTTTGTCATTGACCCTTTAGCCTAAACCCTAAATACAGAACACGTCTAACATCCCTGAGAACATGGAATGCTACGACAGTGAATATATTACAATTTGCCAGGCGGTCggaatattaaatgtttttaacagaACACCCCTGAATGTCTGAACTTCTACACTTGGCCAGCAGTGGAGGCAGGCATTGCtgatctagtgtgtgtgtatgtgtatatatatatatatatatatatatatattatatatatatatatatatatatatatattctatgagAACTGCTCTTTTAACAGGATATTGGAAGGTCCACTGATACGACAATGCACGCCTGCAGATAATCAAACCAGTTTCAGCTAGATGGTTTGGTGCGGGCGTTCAGTTCAGGCTTACATGTTCACTGTTCACCGACTCCCATTCTCTCCCTGCCAACAACGTATGAATCACCATATTGTCAAGTGAAAGCACCCTGATTTCAATCCTTACAGCTGTCGGAATTCATCCAGCCGGGGGAGGAAGACATGGATTCAGGGCAAAGCATGaagagagagaataaaaaaaagaaactgtttagCAGTATTGTTATCTGTAATTTGGATCAGAGTTTTACTGTCagaaaccaatgcaaaggaaatCAGCCACATTGCCTCTGTTCCAGCCCCAAGTGCTTAAAAAGAGCATGCTTTAGTTTATGGGGCaagcgtttgtgtgtgtgtgtgtgtgtgtgtgtgtgtgtgtgtttgcgagcacacacacacaagaaatacAAGATGGAAAACTGATAAGCGTGTAAAGCTTCAAACGAGGATCTTTAAGAAACCGTGGAGAAAAATGAAAGATTATTTAGAAAGGGGTAAGGAGCCAGCATTGAAATTAACCCATCAAGTGATAATACTTTAGATGTTGCTGTACACACGATTGTTAATATGTACCAGACAGGTACATTACTTTACCTTTCATGCAACAGTAATGCTAAATGCGGCGTACAGACTTTACTGTTTATTGGTCTTTGAGCACAGCCTGAAGGCTAGAAACGCAAAGCACACACTCTCCAAGAACAGCAAGAGCTAAGATGCGCATGTTTAATTTGGCAGGTGGAGGCTAAACAAATAATGGCTGTAGGCAAGGATTTCAAATGGAACTTGTCAGTATGTTTGCAGAATGTATAAAATTCTATCCTGGCAGTGAGAATTAAAGTGTTTTATAGGGATCTGTCTAGATATCAAAAGGATCTCTTAGCCAAAAACTGAGGGCACTTTTCACAGTGCCAAGTTCCTGAGAGGGGCTAGCACATTCTGTAGTGCAATACTTGTTTTACAATTAGACAATTGTGTCTGttgcaaataaacaataaataaataaacaacttcaACTGAAGTATCACCACATAGACAGGAATTACCCTTCAGAGATTGACAAGCAAGCACATTGGTTTTTACTCTTGGATTACTCATGAGCAAAACCAGTAGAGGGGCTAAACCTCTCTAATCTCACATACAAAGAAACCTACAGTCCACTTTCAATAACTTGCATTTTCCATAAAGCCAATAGGTCAGCATCTTAAACAGCAGCTACAGATTCTAATCTGGCATGCAGAATAGAAGCTGAAGGTCAGCAGCAGGAAAAAAGAAGCTGTCTGTTGAGGCAGAAATGGTAAATGCTAAGTAAAGCGGCaaaca of Polyodon spathula isolate WHYD16114869_AA unplaced genomic scaffold, ASM1765450v1 scaffolds_1422, whole genome shotgun sequence contains these proteins:
- the LOC121309713 gene encoding ras-related protein Rab-14, with protein sequence MATAPYNYSYIFKYIIIGDMGVGKSCLLHQFTEKKFMADCPHTIGVEFGTRIIEVSGQKIKLQIWDTAGQERFRAVTRSYYRGAAGALMVYDITRRSTYNHLSSWLTDARNLTNPNTVIILIGNKADLEAQRDVTYEEAKQFAEENGLLFLEASAKTGENVEDAFLEAAKKIFQNIQDGSLDLNAAESGVQHKPSAPQGGRLTSEPQPQREGCGC